In Drosophila yakuba strain Tai18E2 chromosome 2R, Prin_Dyak_Tai18E2_2.1, whole genome shotgun sequence, a single genomic region encodes these proteins:
- the LOC6530323 gene encoding uncharacterized protein LOC6530323 has translation MPKPKTQSRLVKSPSPVRSIRPVRVKKSDSSPSPPCRTSLLDLPEDIIRLVLEFLPKMTDKVLLACVAPKFRMAFEGWARVQRNVLDMDSLETVPLPQLIRFFKVAGPFIRVLQVDCASFQKESLLVEFVKEYCPNLEEIGYTNATDEFHYRSIMSKMTHLKRVTIECLDAEDVLNFDLQPNQELEFFELVNGCYTGKNLCGFPNLKTLVLRDCLLWNSLEFGIPLKSLNTLDLDDCCFEVMNESLYQKIAESCSNLVELFFSGCDTNFEVIAHLPKLERCTLKTWMTSNELNIGFLTVLAEKRGNKLTHLHLSGQFQITNEHARCLGQLSSLTDLRFSNNDILDDDHFKFFNELIQLERFGLTSCGRVMDIGMMRMLRKCLQLKVIDLNDCEQITDEFVINAIGFCSKGSGRDVLLNVQGTKIRQTILTHPDYVDSLNRVKVNFN, from the exons atgCCCAAACCAAAAACGCAATCGAGATTAGTGAAGTCTCCATCTCCAGTTCGCTCTATACGTCCTGTTCGGGTTAAAAAAAGTGATTCTTCGCCATCGCCGCCATGCAGGACAAGTCTGCTAGATCTGCCGGAGGACATTATCAGACTGGTTCTCGAGTTTCTGCCCAAGATGACCGATAAGGTTCTGCTGGCATGTGTGGCGCCCAAGTTCCGAATGGCCTTCGAGGGCTGGGCGAGAGTGCAACGAAATGTATTGGATATGGACAGCCTGGAGACGGTGCCTCTGCCGCAATTGATCAGGTTCTTTAAGGTGGCGGGGCCTTTTATCAGAGTCCTTCAAGTGGACTGTGCGTCCTTCCAAAAGGAATCCCTTCTGGTGGAGTTCGTAAAGGAATACTGCCCCAATCTGGAGGAGATCGGTTACACGAATGCCACCGACGAGTTTCACTACCGATCGATTATGTCCAAAATGACGCATTTGAAACGGGTTACTATTGAGTGTTTGGACGCAGAGGATGTGCTCAACTTTGATCTGCAGCCTAACCAGGAGCTTGAGTTTTTTGAACTGGTTAATGGTTGCTATACAG GCAAAAATCTCTGCGGGTTTCCCAATCTTAAAactttggtccttcgagaCTGTCTGTTATGGAACTCGCTGGAGTTTGGAATACCCCTTAAGTCGTTGAACACTCTAGATCTCGACGACTGTTGCTTTGAGGTTATGAATGAAAGTTTGTACCAGAAAATAGCCGAGAGTTGCTCGAACTTGGTGGAACTCTTCTTCTCCGGCTGCGATACCAACTTCGAGGTAATTGCCCACCTGCCCAAGCTGGAGCGCTGTACTTTGAAGACCTGGATGACCTCCAACGAGCTGAATATTGGCTTCCTTACCGTATTGGCAGAAAAACGAGGAAACAAACTGACCCATTTGCACCTATCGGGTCAGTTTCAGATCACCAATGAGCACGCCAGATGTTTGGGACAGTTGAGTAGCCTCACGGATCTGCGGTTCAGCAACAACGATATCCTGGATGATGATCACTTCAAGTTCTTCAACGAGCTCATCCAGCTTGAGCGATTCGGGCTGACTTCGTGTGGTCGGGTGATGGACATCGGAATGATGAGAATGCTGCGAAAGTGTCTTCAGTTGAAAGTGATTGATTTGAACGACTGCGAGCAGATCACCGACGAGTTTGTGATCAACGCCATTGGATTCTGCTCCAAGGGATCAGGTCGTGATGTTTTGCTTAACGTACAGGGAACCAAGATCAGGCAGACTATATTGACG cATCCGGACTACGTAGATTCCTTGAATCGTGTAAAGGttaactttaattaa
- the LOC6530322 gene encoding carcinine transporter, which produces MSDISDNDGDEYDELSELRQRHKPESQPSVDEAFDLDDLLPTIGEFGKYQKLLVFGICLPACIPCGFCAFNQLFMADTPDDYWCRIPELLDLPLEQRKSLSIPRELDDGELVYSKCYTYGVNWTQLLESGEENDLTSMEPNTSWPLIKCREGWEYNTSVVWSSIVIDFDLVCDQDIYPTIGLAALNTGGPVGVYLFGLLNDRGGRRLSYFVCLATLLAGSLLTSLSKDFWTWAGSRVIVGLTIPAVYQIPFIISLELVGENYRSFVTVMTCTFYTSGIMLLSVVTYLERDWVRLSYITSLPFYAYFLYLFVMPESPRWLLMRGRLEEALKILERMAKVNGREFPEAVHLKLEAQIRRDKLKKQKKKMANVGLADLCRTPNMRLKTILITLSWFANETVYLGLSYYGPALGTNQYVSFFLSAVVELPSYLCCWYFMDTWGRRWPLSLSMILGGVACVITVMLPDDAVDETLVLYLVSKALLSASFLIIYPFAGELYPTQVRGIGIGASSYIGGLGLIGIPFITYLGKDNLKLPLVIMGFLSMLGGMTGLRLPETLHHRLPQTIEEGEEFGKNWQFKDCCRCAQKPEILSQPASYENLDVLAGSSTNASEVELELRDSRRVREPAPRIDERTPLDTAASGSGRPVHRPSMKRLVRQMSVMDTQRTHDGTMQLTHWI; this is translated from the exons ATGTCAGATATATCGGACAACGATGGGGACGAGTACGATGAACTTTCGGAGCTGCGACAACGCCACAAGCCCGAGTCCCAGCCCTCAGTGGAT GAGGCCTTCGATCTGGATGACCTTCTGCCCACTATTGGCGAATTTGGCAAGTACCAGAAGCTCTTGGTTTTCGGAATTTGCCTGCCCGCCTGCATACCGTGCGGTTTTTGTGCCTTTAACCAGCTGTTTATGGCTGATACTCCGGATGACTATTGGTGTCGCATCCCAGAGCTACTTGACTTGCCCCTGGAGCAGCGAAAATCGCTATCCATACCCAGGGAACTG GATGATGGCGAACTGGTCTACAGCAAATGTTATACCTACGGAGTCAACTGGACGCAACTCCTTGAATCGGGGGAAGAGAATGACCTGACAAGCATGGAACCGAATACCAGTTGGCCACTGATCAAGTGCAGAGAGGGATGGGAGTACAACACAAGCGTCGTGTGGTCCTCTATTGTGATTGAT TTCGATTTAGTGTGCGATCAGGATATTTATCCTACGATTGGATTGGCTGCCCTTAATACTGGCGGTCCCGTGGGAGTCTATCTTTTCGGATTGCTCAACGATCGTGGTGGACGAAGACTTTCCTATTTCGTCTGTTTGGCCACTTTGCTGGCTGGGAGCTTATTGACTTCGCTAAGCAAGGATTTCTGGACTTGGGCCGGCAGTCGCGTCATCGTAGGACTGACCATTCCAGCTGTCTATCAGATACCTTTTATAATAT CCTTGGAACTGGTGGGTGAGAACTATCGATCCTTTGTGACTGTGATGACGTGTACCTTTTACACTTCGGGCATCATGCTCCTGTCTGTGGTCACCTATTTGGAGCGGGATTGGGTGCGCCTATCCTATATAACCTCACTGCCGTTTTACGCCTATTTTTTGTACTTGTTTGTCATGCCGGAATCACCGCGATGGCTTTTGATGCGTGGTCGTCTGGAGGAAGCACTCAAGATTCTGGAGCGCATGGCAAAGGTGAATGGTAGAGAATTTCCCGAGGCTGTGCATCTCAAGCTAGAGGCTCAGATTCGACGGGATAAGCTCaagaagcaaaagaaaaaaatggcTAATGTGGGGCTGGCGGATCTCTGTCGCACACCCAATATGCGTTTAAAGACCATCCTGATCACGCTGAGTTGGTTTGCCAATGAGACGGTTTATCTGGGACTCAGTTACTACGGACCTGCGTTGGGAACCAATCAGTATGTCAGCTTCTTCCTCTCGGCGGTTGTGGAGTTGCCAAGTTATTTGTGCTGCTGGTACTTCATGGATACCTGGGGCCGAAGATGGCCCTTGAGTTTATCAATGATATTGGG TGGCGTGGCTTGTGTGATTACTGTAATGTTGCCCGATGATGCCGTGGATGAGACCCTTGTGCTGTATCTAGTATCTAAGGCCTTGCTATCCGCTTCGTTCCTGATCATATATCCCTTTGCCGGGGAACTTTATCCCACTCAGGTTCGAGGAATCGGCATTGGTGCTTCCAGTTATATCGGAGGATTGGGTCTCATTGGCATACCTTTTATTACCTACTTGGGAAAGGACAATCTTAAACTGCCCTTGGTCATCATGGGCTTTCTTTCGATGCTGGGCGGCATGACTGGATTGCGGTTGCCGGAAACACTGCATCACCGATTGCCGCAGACCATCGAGGAGGGCGAAGAGTTCGGAAAGAACTGGCAGTTCAAAGATTGCTGTAGATGCGCTCAAAAGCC GGAGATTCTATCTCAACCCGCATCGTACGAAAACTTGGATGTCCTGGCTGGCTCCTCCACCAATGCTTCTGAGGTCGAACTAGAGCTGAGGGACAGTCGACGGGTTCGGGAGCCGGCTCCGCGGATTGACGAGCGTACACCCCTGGACACAGCGGCCAGTGGAAGTGGTCGACCTGTTCACCGGCCCTCGATGAAGCGATTGGTGCGTCAAATGAGCGTCATGGACACTCAGAGGACGCATGATGGCACCATGCAGTTGACACATTGGATATAA